One Streptomyces sp. NBC_00554 DNA segment encodes these proteins:
- a CDS encoding branched-chain amino acid ABC transporter permease, whose amino-acid sequence MSQFLQTVILGLLVGGVYALVASGMNLIFGVMKIVNLAQGGMLILSAYLTYTLWNATGIDPLLLVFITTPCLLVVGWATYYVFIERSRTTDPSMALVTTFGLTLVTKGVIALVWGNEPQSVTPGYANRSFSVLGLRFPQAQVYACLVAAVVLTGLYLLLRHTWLGRSIQATASSSEGARLIGIEVRSVWAAAYALGVAAAGAGGTLLSVLYPFMPSSADHWIGLMLSIIVLGGMGSLPGSVLGALVIALAESLTSTYIAPDWAAAVPYLAIILVLVARPQGLLGARLREDMSRA is encoded by the coding sequence GTGAGCCAGTTTCTGCAGACCGTGATCCTGGGGCTCCTGGTCGGCGGCGTGTATGCCCTGGTCGCCTCCGGGATGAACCTCATCTTCGGCGTGATGAAGATCGTCAACCTCGCCCAGGGCGGCATGCTCATCCTCAGCGCCTATCTGACGTACACGCTGTGGAACGCCACCGGCATCGACCCGCTGCTCCTGGTGTTCATCACGACGCCCTGTCTGCTGGTCGTCGGCTGGGCCACGTACTACGTCTTCATCGAGCGCTCGCGGACCACCGATCCCTCGATGGCGCTGGTGACGACCTTCGGGCTCACCCTCGTCACCAAGGGTGTCATCGCGCTGGTCTGGGGCAATGAACCGCAGTCGGTCACCCCCGGCTACGCGAACCGCTCGTTCTCGGTGCTCGGGCTGCGCTTCCCGCAGGCCCAGGTGTACGCCTGCCTCGTCGCCGCGGTGGTTCTCACCGGCCTGTATCTGCTGCTGCGCCACACCTGGCTCGGCCGGTCCATCCAGGCCACGGCGTCCAGTTCGGAGGGCGCCCGGCTCATCGGCATCGAGGTGCGTTCCGTCTGGGCGGCCGCGTACGCCCTGGGGGTGGCGGCGGCCGGCGCGGGCGGAACGCTGCTGAGCGTCCTGTACCCGTTCATGCCGAGCTCGGCCGACCACTGGATCGGGCTGATGCTCTCCATCATCGTGCTCGGCGGCATGGGGAGTCTGCCCGGCAGTGTGCTCGGCGCCCTTGTCATCGCCCTCGCCGAGTCCCTGACCTCGACGTACATCGCCCCCGACTGGGCCGCCGCGGTCCCGTATCTGGCCATCATCCTGGTGCTCGTGGCCCGCCCGCAGGGCCTGCTCGGCGCCCGGCTGCGAGAGGACATGAGCCGCGCATGA
- a CDS encoding ATP-binding cassette domain-containing protein, which translates to MSIASLSNSRLRAYGIGLAAVVLAVLPLVNDNAYLQNMAIMAFLLAVMASGWNIISGYTGYVSLGQSAFLGVGAYTTALISIHTGVSPLLAAPAGGVVAAASAVVLGLVGRRTRGIAFVIVSFAFLEFTALLVSNWGSLTNGNHGLALPLPTWDRAYLNWPFYYYLLVLLALTVWGSWAIRRSKFGIGLMAIRDDESKAEGIGLRTDRYKMLAFAASAFPIGIAGGVYAYYIAYLEPASMFDIVIAMQIVLAAHLGGVGTLWGPVLGAFLLEPLNQFTNQNLSGPDAGSWRMIIYGALLAAIVLFFPKGVLTEGAAWLARRRRTEPQATAGIRLTEVPDQLPPVSPARERASGGPLLRVDGLAKSFGGVRAVDGCSFTVERGSITGLIGPNGSGKTTVFNLLDGSLTADGGSVHLGERRIDNLPRWQRAHSGLARTFQSTRVFPQLTALENLAVPSRSFSTAGLRTSAISGKEAAQAREWLAFVGMDAYADHHAGGLSYGQQKLIELAQALMLEPEILLLDEPAAGINPTLVERLAGIVRRLNEAGTTVVVVEHNMPLVLSLCDHIHVLAQGRVIASGPPGRIEHDPAVLDAYLGDHTPSPGNDPATSGATA; encoded by the coding sequence ATGAGCATTGCGAGCCTGAGCAACAGCCGACTACGGGCGTACGGCATCGGCCTGGCCGCCGTCGTCCTCGCCGTCCTGCCGCTCGTCAACGACAACGCCTATCTGCAGAACATGGCGATCATGGCGTTCCTGCTCGCCGTCATGGCCTCCGGCTGGAACATCATCTCCGGCTACACCGGCTACGTCTCCCTCGGGCAGAGCGCCTTCCTCGGCGTCGGTGCCTACACCACCGCGCTGATCTCGATCCACACCGGCGTCTCCCCACTGCTCGCCGCCCCGGCCGGGGGTGTCGTCGCCGCGGCCTCCGCCGTCGTACTGGGGCTCGTCGGACGGCGTACGCGCGGTATCGCCTTCGTCATCGTCAGCTTCGCCTTTCTGGAGTTCACCGCGCTGCTGGTGTCCAACTGGGGGTCACTGACGAACGGCAACCACGGGCTCGCGCTGCCGCTGCCCACCTGGGACCGCGCGTATCTCAACTGGCCTTTCTACTACTACCTGTTGGTCCTGCTCGCGCTGACCGTGTGGGGTTCGTGGGCGATCCGCCGCTCCAAGTTCGGCATCGGGCTGATGGCGATCCGGGACGACGAGTCGAAGGCCGAGGGCATCGGGCTGCGCACCGACCGCTACAAGATGCTCGCGTTCGCGGCGAGCGCCTTCCCGATCGGCATCGCCGGCGGCGTCTACGCGTACTACATCGCCTACCTCGAGCCGGCCTCGATGTTCGACATCGTCATCGCCATGCAGATCGTGCTCGCCGCGCACCTCGGCGGCGTGGGCACGCTGTGGGGGCCGGTCCTGGGCGCCTTCCTCCTGGAGCCGCTCAACCAGTTCACCAACCAGAACCTCAGCGGGCCCGACGCCGGTTCGTGGCGGATGATCATCTACGGGGCCCTGCTTGCCGCGATCGTGCTGTTCTTCCCCAAGGGCGTGCTCACCGAGGGCGCGGCCTGGCTGGCACGCCGGCGCCGCACCGAGCCTCAGGCGACGGCCGGCATCCGCCTGACCGAGGTTCCCGACCAGCTGCCCCCTGTCTCGCCGGCCCGTGAGCGCGCATCGGGCGGACCGCTGCTGCGGGTGGACGGGCTGGCCAAGTCGTTCGGCGGGGTACGAGCGGTCGACGGCTGCTCGTTCACCGTCGAGCGGGGTTCGATCACCGGGCTCATCGGGCCCAACGGGTCGGGCAAGACAACGGTGTTCAACCTCCTCGACGGCAGTCTCACCGCCGACGGCGGCAGCGTCCACCTCGGCGAGCGGCGCATCGACAACCTGCCGCGCTGGCAGCGGGCACACTCGGGGCTGGCCCGCACCTTCCAGTCCACCAGGGTCTTCCCGCAGCTCACCGCGCTGGAGAATCTCGCCGTGCCCAGCCGCTCGTTCTCCACGGCGGGGCTGAGGACCTCCGCGATCAGCGGCAAGGAAGCGGCACAGGCCCGCGAATGGCTCGCCTTCGTCGGCATGGACGCCTACGCCGACCACCACGCGGGCGGGCTGTCCTACGGGCAGCAGAAGCTCATCGAACTCGCGCAGGCGCTGATGCTGGAGCCGGAGATCCTGCTGCTCGACGAACCGGCCGCGGGCATCAACCCGACGCTCGTGGAACGGCTCGCGGGCATCGTCCGCAGGCTCAACGAGGCCGGCACGACCGTGGTCGTCGTCGAGCACAACATGCCGCTGGTGCTGTCGCTGTGCGACCACATCCACGTCCTGGCCCAGGGCCGCGTCATCGCGAGCGGACCGCCCGGACGGATCGAGCACGACCCCGCCGTGCTGGACGCCTACCTCGGTGACCACACGCCGAGCCCGGGCAACGACCCGGCGACCTCGGGAGCCACCGCATGA
- a CDS encoding DUF5624 domain-containing protein: MSEHESPELIDLFTAYTAGPGSIGAHLRVSAARAHARDPLLVVTGADMALYPGDGRPLTVLPYRLSNRGFKELAAVSHLGTALASLVELYRHDPGGVWRADAENLLHQVRRSRAANSTALWRDRIAAVSHRGREEAIATMVDYACAVTERYLLRALADTSLLNHRTLREEYLEDGHPDLPVSFNRIMVATFFLVGMDNAHRLIAWCDAQDIDWARAMVVVVGQIGRPTAGVTWRTNGVAGTVLAASRHTLPLDRLYIAPHARGFATPVGGDLSEVEELEPVLRQLWAGTRVTVELGGAMFEGYPAFSPGDDRPGLLGERTVTRADEVITEQPRIRSPKDWFTLVTRLRLVMEDPRQLLSGAVTDYAAQQLIEHGNDPLAVTVPGLDDEPYPAYGSISAAA, translated from the coding sequence GTGTCCGAGCACGAAAGTCCCGAGCTCATCGACCTGTTCACCGCGTACACCGCCGGGCCGGGCTCCATCGGCGCGCATCTGCGCGTCTCGGCCGCCCGGGCACACGCCCGCGACCCCCTTCTGGTGGTGACCGGGGCCGACATGGCGCTCTATCCGGGCGACGGACGGCCGCTGACGGTCCTGCCCTACCGGCTGAGCAATCGCGGCTTCAAGGAACTGGCCGCCGTCTCTCATCTGGGTACGGCCCTTGCCTCGCTCGTCGAGCTGTACCGCCACGACCCCGGCGGCGTGTGGCGGGCCGATGCCGAGAACCTGCTGCACCAGGTACGGCGCTCCCGCGCCGCCAACAGCACGGCCCTGTGGCGTGACCGGATCGCGGCCGTCTCCCACCGGGGCCGGGAGGAGGCCATCGCGACGATGGTCGACTACGCCTGCGCCGTGACCGAGCGGTATCTCCTGCGCGCGCTGGCCGACACTTCCCTCCTCAACCACCGGACGCTGCGCGAGGAGTACCTGGAGGACGGTCACCCGGACCTTCCGGTGTCCTTCAACCGGATCATGGTCGCCACGTTCTTCCTCGTCGGGATGGACAACGCGCACCGGCTCATCGCCTGGTGCGACGCCCAGGACATCGACTGGGCACGCGCCATGGTGGTGGTCGTCGGGCAGATAGGGCGCCCCACCGCCGGGGTGACCTGGCGTACGAACGGTGTCGCCGGCACCGTACTGGCCGCCTCGCGGCACACCCTGCCGCTGGACCGCCTCTACATCGCCCCGCACGCACGGGGATTCGCCACGCCCGTCGGCGGAGACCTCAGCGAGGTCGAGGAACTGGAGCCGGTGCTGCGGCAGTTGTGGGCGGGCACCAGGGTCACGGTCGAGCTCGGCGGGGCGATGTTCGAGGGCTATCCGGCGTTCTCCCCCGGCGACGACCGCCCCGGGCTCCTGGGTGAGCGGACGGTCACCCGGGCCGACGAGGTCATCACCGAGCAGCCCCGCATCCGCTCCCCCAAGGACTGGTTCACGCTCGTCACCCGGCTGCGCCTGGTCATGGAGGACCCCCGCCAACTGCTGTCCGGCGCCGTCACCGACTACGCGGCCCAGCAGCTCATCGAGCACGGCAACGACCCACTCGCCGTGACCGTCCCCGGCCTCGACGACGAGCCCTACCCCGCCTACGGCTCCATCTCCGCCGCGGCCTGA
- the fahA gene encoding fumarylacetoacetase: MTWLDLPPDDLFGIDNLPYGVFSPSSGAPRVGVRVGEQVLDLAAALDDPVFARPSLNAFMAQGRTRWTQVRARVTELLSDSRHQRATARHLHRLEHVRLHLPFQVADYVDFYASEHHATNLGRLFRPGSDPLTPNWKHLPIGYHGRAGTVVVSGTPVVRPRGQRKSPEAASPDFGPTRRLDIEAEVGFVVGTGSRQGQSVSVADFRERVFGVCLVNDWSARDLQAWEYVPLGPFLGKSFATSVSPWVVPLDALDAAWTSPPERDPEPLPYLTDTGKQGLDLNLDVHLNGHLVSSPPFASMYWTGAQMLAHMTANGASTRTGDLYASGTVSGPHADECGSLIELTAGGTDPLVLPDGSTRAFLEDGDEVTVNGTAPGPRGGRIGLGEVTGRIRPALGDANGRILPAGDES, translated from the coding sequence ATGACCTGGCTCGACCTGCCACCCGACGACTTGTTCGGAATCGACAATCTGCCCTACGGGGTGTTCTCACCATCCAGTGGAGCGCCCCGTGTCGGAGTCCGGGTCGGCGAGCAGGTGCTCGATCTGGCGGCCGCCCTCGACGATCCGGTCTTCGCGCGGCCCTCGCTGAACGCCTTCATGGCACAGGGCCGCACGCGCTGGACGCAGGTCCGGGCACGGGTGACCGAGTTGTTGAGCGACAGCCGGCACCAGCGGGCCACCGCTAGGCATCTGCACCGGCTCGAGCACGTGCGGCTGCATCTGCCCTTCCAGGTGGCCGATTACGTCGACTTCTACGCGAGCGAGCACCACGCGACGAACCTGGGACGCCTCTTCCGTCCTGGAAGCGACCCGCTCACCCCCAACTGGAAGCATCTGCCCATCGGTTACCACGGCCGGGCCGGCACGGTCGTCGTGTCGGGTACCCCGGTCGTGCGCCCGCGGGGACAGCGCAAGAGCCCCGAGGCGGCCTCGCCCGACTTCGGTCCCACCCGGCGCCTGGACATCGAGGCCGAGGTGGGATTCGTCGTCGGCACCGGCTCACGACAGGGGCAGTCGGTGTCCGTGGCCGACTTCCGCGAACGGGTCTTCGGGGTCTGCCTCGTCAACGACTGGTCCGCGCGTGACCTGCAGGCATGGGAGTACGTTCCTCTCGGACCGTTTCTGGGCAAGTCGTTCGCGACCTCCGTCTCGCCCTGGGTCGTTCCCCTGGACGCTCTGGACGCCGCCTGGACCAGCCCGCCCGAGCGAGATCCCGAACCGCTTCCCTATCTCACCGACACCGGCAAGCAGGGCCTGGACCTGAACCTGGATGTCCACCTCAACGGCCACCTCGTCTCCTCGCCCCCGTTCGCCTCGATGTACTGGACCGGCGCGCAGATGCTGGCCCACATGACGGCCAACGGAGCCTCCACCCGCACCGGTGACCTCTACGCCTCGGGCACCGTCAGCGGACCCCATGCCGACGAGTGCGGGTCGCTCATCGAACTCACGGCCGGAGGCACCGACCCGCTGGTGCTGCCGGACGGATCGACCCGCGCGTTCCTGGAGGACGGAGACGAGGTGACTGTCAACGGAACGGCGCCCGGCCCGCGAGGGGGACGCATCGGACTTGGGGAGGTCACCGGCCGGATCCGGCCCGCTCTCGGCGACGCCAACGGTCGGATCCTGCCCGCCGGAGACGAGTCCTGA
- a CDS encoding HpcH/HpaI aldolase/citrate lyase family protein codes for MTQHPFSGGFLERLHSGEPTLMLTVRTSRTTDVVHIARSTGHHSILVDLEHSTMSTDVAAQLCAAADSLGLTALVRVPEREYGMIGRMLDGGAHGIIAPRIETVEEARDIARACRFAPRGQRSQTNMVPQLGMRPIAAQELNPALDDATIVQILLETPAGIANADEIAALDGVDMLSLGANDFTAELGVPGQFGDPRVRDAVERLADACRKHGKLMVLGGIGDPAILDTLVPLGVCSLRITGTDSAFLFEGAQARARQALSTCLP; via the coding sequence ATGACCCAACACCCCTTCTCCGGCGGGTTCCTGGAGCGTCTGCACTCAGGCGAACCCACCCTCATGCTCACCGTCCGCACCAGCCGCACCACGGACGTCGTCCACATCGCCCGCTCGACCGGCCACCACAGCATCCTCGTCGACCTCGAACACTCCACCATGTCGACCGATGTCGCCGCCCAGCTGTGCGCGGCGGCCGACAGCCTCGGGCTCACGGCGCTGGTGCGCGTCCCCGAGCGCGAGTACGGGATGATCGGCCGGATGCTGGACGGCGGCGCCCACGGGATCATCGCGCCGCGCATCGAAACGGTGGAGGAGGCGCGCGACATCGCCCGCGCCTGCCGCTTCGCCCCACGCGGCCAGCGTTCCCAGACCAACATGGTCCCCCAGCTCGGGATGCGCCCCATCGCCGCACAGGAGCTCAACCCCGCCCTGGACGACGCCACGATCGTGCAGATCCTCCTGGAGACACCCGCCGGCATCGCGAACGCGGACGAGATCGCCGCCCTGGACGGCGTGGACATGCTGTCCCTCGGCGCGAACGACTTCACCGCGGAACTCGGTGTGCCAGGGCAGTTCGGCGATCCGCGTGTCCGCGACGCCGTCGAGAGGCTGGCGGACGCCTGCCGCAAGCACGGAAAGCTCATGGTCCTCGGCGGCATCGGCGACCCGGCGATCCTCGACACGCTCGTCCCGCTGGGGGTGTGCTCGCTGCGCATCACCGGAACCGACAGCGCCTTTCTCTTCGAGGGCGCGCAGGCACGCGCCCGGCAGGCGCTCTCCACCTGCCTCCCCTAG
- the hppD gene encoding 4-hydroxyphenylpyruvate dioxygenase: MSIEQTLTSQERLAELDLTQLQQLVGLVDYDPSSDPFPVTGWDAVEWVVGNATQTAHFYQSAFGMQLIAYSGPETGNRDHQAYVLRSGAIRFVFKGAVDPSSPLADAHREHGDGVIDIALEVPDVDRCVAHARAQGATVVEEPHDVGDEHGTVRRAAIAAYGKTRHTLIDRSRYNGPYLPGYVARTSSYVKRPGAPRRIFQALDHVVGNVELGKMDEWVDFYNRVMGFTNMAEFIGDDIATEYSALMSKVVANGNHRVKFPLNEPAVAKKKSQIDEFLEFYQGPGAQHLALATNDILASVDALRAEGVEFLATPDSYYEDPELRARIGEVRVPVEELQRRGILVDRDEDGYLLQIFTKPLGDRPTVFFELIERHGSLGFGKGNFQALFEAIEREQAKRGNF; this comes from the coding sequence ATGAGCATCGAGCAGACCCTCACCAGCCAGGAGCGCCTGGCCGAGCTCGACCTGACGCAGCTGCAGCAGCTCGTCGGCCTGGTGGACTACGACCCCTCCAGCGACCCGTTTCCGGTGACCGGCTGGGACGCGGTGGAGTGGGTGGTGGGCAACGCCACGCAGACCGCGCACTTCTACCAGTCGGCGTTCGGCATGCAGTTGATCGCCTACTCCGGGCCGGAGACGGGCAACCGCGACCACCAGGCGTACGTCCTGCGCAGCGGTGCCATCCGCTTCGTGTTCAAGGGTGCGGTGGATCCGAGCAGTCCTCTGGCCGACGCCCATCGCGAGCACGGCGACGGAGTGATCGACATCGCGCTGGAGGTCCCGGACGTCGACCGGTGCGTCGCGCACGCGCGGGCGCAGGGAGCCACCGTGGTGGAGGAGCCGCACGATGTCGGCGACGAGCACGGCACCGTCCGCCGGGCGGCGATCGCCGCGTACGGCAAGACCCGGCACACACTGATTGACCGCTCCCGCTACAACGGGCCCTACCTGCCGGGATATGTGGCCCGCACGTCCTCGTACGTGAAGCGGCCCGGCGCACCGCGGCGCATCTTCCAGGCTCTGGACCACGTGGTGGGCAATGTCGAGCTCGGCAAGATGGACGAGTGGGTGGACTTCTACAACCGGGTCATGGGCTTCACGAACATGGCCGAGTTCATCGGGGACGACATCGCCACCGAGTACTCGGCGCTGATGAGCAAGGTGGTGGCCAACGGCAACCACCGGGTGAAGTTCCCGCTGAACGAGCCGGCGGTAGCGAAGAAGAAGTCGCAGATCGACGAGTTCCTGGAGTTCTACCAGGGTCCCGGAGCGCAGCATCTGGCGCTGGCCACCAACGACATCCTCGCCTCGGTCGACGCCCTGCGCGCCGAGGGAGTGGAGTTCCTGGCGACCCCCGATTCGTACTACGAGGACCCGGAGTTGCGTGCCCGGATCGGCGAAGTGCGGGTCCCGGTGGAGGAGTTGCAGCGGCGGGGCATCCTCGTCGACCGGGACGAGGACGGCTATCTGCTGCAGATCTTCACCAAGCCGCTCGGCGACCGCCCGACGGTCTTCTTCGAACTCATCGAGCGGCACGGCTCGCTCGGTTTCGGCAAGGGCAACTTCCAGGCCCTGTTCGAGGCGATCGAGCGCGAGCAGGCCAAGCGCGGCAACTTCTGA
- a CDS encoding amino acid ABC transporter substrate-binding protein → MPGFGRSGRHTALLSATAAVLLVATACGSGSGSSSSGAIKIGASLPLSGPVADASKPAYEGYKVWLDQLNKNGGLLGREVELKVLDDGFDQNTVVTNYNRLISQERSDLLLGTFSSRLNLPASAVAERNKMLYVEPSGGAEEIFSRGYDYLFFAQPSTSLDLPEQFVQYIKSLPADQRPKTAAYPTQDDPNTDVTINEFRKELTELGVKTVYSEKYAPDTVNFDPIASAVARAKPDLVIHGAVAANDGAGLVKALQKQQFSPKMMYQTNAPSLIGSYPKAIGAKNTEGIFTSAAWSPNADYKGNAEFVKAYTQAYGSAPGDDAANAYTAGQVLEAAVKGVGSLDQDKLADWLHSHTVQTIVGPLKWDARGVPDGDMLLAQWQSGKFEFVAPAAQKTVDKAVNPKPGWSS, encoded by the coding sequence ATGCCAGGATTCGGCCGAAGCGGACGACACACGGCCCTGCTCAGTGCGACGGCGGCGGTGCTGCTGGTCGCCACAGCCTGCGGCTCGGGGTCGGGTTCGAGCAGCAGCGGAGCAATCAAGATCGGTGCCTCGCTGCCGCTGTCGGGCCCGGTCGCCGACGCCTCCAAGCCCGCCTACGAGGGCTACAAGGTGTGGCTCGACCAGCTGAACAAGAACGGCGGGCTGCTGGGCCGCGAGGTCGAGCTGAAGGTGCTCGACGACGGCTTCGACCAGAACACCGTCGTCACCAACTACAACCGCCTCATCAGCCAGGAGCGCTCCGACCTGCTGCTCGGCACCTTCTCCTCCAGGCTCAACCTGCCCGCCTCGGCCGTGGCCGAGCGCAACAAGATGCTCTACGTCGAGCCCTCCGGCGGCGCCGAGGAGATATTCAGCCGCGGTTACGACTACCTGTTCTTCGCCCAGCCCAGCACCTCGCTGGACCTCCCGGAGCAGTTCGTCCAGTACATCAAGTCGCTGCCGGCCGACCAGCGGCCGAAGACCGCCGCCTATCCCACACAGGACGACCCCAACACCGACGTCACCATCAACGAGTTCCGCAAGGAACTCACCGAGCTCGGCGTGAAGACGGTCTACAGCGAGAAGTACGCCCCGGACACCGTCAACTTCGACCCCATCGCCAGCGCCGTCGCCCGCGCCAAGCCCGACCTGGTCATCCACGGCGCGGTCGCCGCCAACGACGGCGCGGGCCTCGTCAAGGCGCTGCAGAAGCAGCAGTTCAGCCCCAAGATGATGTACCAGACGAACGCCCCGAGCCTCATCGGCTCCTATCCCAAGGCGATCGGCGCGAAGAACACCGAGGGCATCTTCACCTCGGCCGCCTGGAGTCCGAACGCCGACTACAAGGGCAACGCCGAGTTCGTGAAGGCGTACACGCAGGCCTACGGATCGGCGCCCGGCGACGACGCCGCCAACGCGTACACGGCGGGCCAGGTGCTGGAGGCCGCCGTCAAGGGCGTGGGCAGTCTCGACCAGGACAAGCTCGCGGACTGGCTGCACTCGCACACCGTGCAGACGATCGTGGGCCCGCTGAAGTGGGACGCGCGCGGGGTCCCGGACGGCGACATGCTGCTCGCGCAGTGGCAGAGCGGGAAGTTCGAGTTCGTCGCCCCGGCCGCGCAGAAGACCGTCGACAAGGCGGTCAACCCCAAGCCCGGGTGGTCGTCGTGA
- a CDS encoding ABC transporter ATP-binding protein, whose protein sequence is MITFQNLVAGYGRAGDILRGVDFAAAESAITCIVGPNGAGKSTVLKACSGLLRPRGGQVMLGDEDIGGRSPAQILRRGVVQVPQHNGLFPSLTVRENVMLGAYVNRRERERNRRRYTEIAELYPLIAERADDKAASLSGGQRRTVEFARALMLTPRVVLLDEPTLGLDPKASKQLADSITTLKQEGVTVLMVEQNVRFGLTLADHAVVMEGGRVLHTGSADALLADPDMGRLFFGAAPPQEAP, encoded by the coding sequence ATGATCACCTTCCAGAACCTGGTGGCCGGATACGGCCGCGCCGGAGACATCCTGCGCGGCGTCGACTTCGCCGCCGCCGAATCCGCGATCACCTGCATAGTCGGCCCCAACGGGGCGGGCAAGTCCACGGTGCTCAAGGCGTGCAGCGGGCTTCTGCGACCGCGCGGCGGACAGGTGATGCTCGGCGACGAGGACATCGGCGGGCGCTCCCCCGCGCAGATCCTGCGCCGCGGGGTGGTCCAAGTACCCCAGCACAACGGGCTGTTCCCGTCCCTGACGGTGCGCGAGAACGTCATGCTCGGCGCGTACGTCAACCGCCGGGAACGCGAGCGCAACCGACGCCGCTACACGGAGATCGCCGAGCTGTACCCGCTGATCGCCGAGCGTGCCGACGACAAGGCCGCGTCCCTGTCCGGAGGGCAGCGGCGCACCGTCGAGTTCGCGCGCGCCCTGATGCTGACCCCGCGCGTCGTACTCCTCGACGAGCCGACGCTCGGCCTGGACCCCAAGGCGAGCAAGCAGCTCGCCGACTCCATCACCACCCTCAAGCAGGAGGGGGTGACCGTCCTGATGGTCGAGCAGAACGTCCGTTTCGGCCTCACCCTCGCCGACCACGCCGTCGTCATGGAAGGCGGCCGCGTCCTGCACACCGGCTCCGCCGACGCCCTGCTCGCCGACCCGGACATGGGCCGGCTCTTCTTCGGCGCCGCTCCCCCACAGGAGGCACCATGA
- a CDS encoding amidohydrolase family protein, with protein sequence MMTADLPQPTPMRAAESNTKPRFEVPPGSCDTHFHVFEPGFTAVPNPLYGFPDGTLQQYLRMTEWLGIERMVLVQPTYYGTDNSLLADVLRKAGPRCRGVVRIEEDTPDKELDEFHELGVRAIRLDLFARASQPTADIIAYVRRMADRARPRGWHLQFYTPGTVVRDLLPFFADLEDTFVIDHMGYMKESDGLTQADFDRLVRVLDGGSCHLKLSGAYRIAKDKPLSTVEPLGRALVAARPDRLVWGSDWPHLTDGQRDTGELLNLLADWAPDASDRHRILVDSPARLFYTD encoded by the coding sequence ATGATGACCGCAGACCTTCCCCAACCCACCCCCATGCGCGCCGCGGAGAGCAACACCAAGCCCCGCTTCGAGGTGCCTCCGGGCAGTTGCGACACCCACTTCCACGTCTTCGAGCCCGGTTTCACCGCGGTGCCGAACCCGCTGTACGGGTTCCCCGACGGCACTCTCCAGCAGTATCTGCGGATGACCGAATGGCTCGGCATCGAACGCATGGTCCTCGTGCAGCCCACGTACTACGGCACCGACAACAGCCTGCTGGCCGACGTCCTGAGGAAGGCCGGCCCGCGCTGCCGTGGCGTCGTACGCATCGAGGAGGACACCCCCGACAAGGAGCTCGACGAGTTCCACGAGCTGGGTGTGCGGGCGATCCGCCTGGACCTGTTCGCCCGGGCGTCCCAGCCGACCGCCGACATCATCGCGTACGTCCGCAGGATGGCGGACCGTGCCCGTCCGCGCGGCTGGCACCTGCAGTTCTACACGCCGGGCACCGTCGTACGGGATCTGCTGCCGTTCTTCGCTGACCTCGAGGACACCTTCGTCATCGACCACATGGGATACATGAAGGAGTCGGACGGGCTGACGCAGGCGGACTTCGACCGTCTGGTGCGGGTCCTCGACGGAGGCAGCTGCCACCTCAAGCTCTCCGGGGCGTACCGCATCGCGAAGGACAAGCCGCTGTCCACCGTCGAGCCCCTGGGCCGGGCGCTCGTGGCGGCCCGGCCCGACCGCCTCGTGTGGGGATCGGACTGGCCGCATCTGACCGACGGTCAGCGGGACACCGGCGAACTGCTCAACCTGCTGGCCGACTGGGCTCCCGACGCGTCCGACCGCCACCGGATCCTGGTCGACTCCCCCGCCAGGCTGTTCTACACGGACTGA